ACACCTTTCGGAATTGCTGGGGTTGAAACCTTAGGCTATGAGCTTTCCATGCAGTTCAGAGAAAAACTGGGCAAGGATCCTGACAAGGTTGTTATAACAAATGCAGGGGGCGGTAATGTGACAGGTACTGCAAGGGGACTGATAAAAGCAGGTGCAAAGGATGTTGAAGTCGTTGGCGCAAGTGTTGACCTTTCAGGCCTTCATATGGCTTCTGACAAGGACTTCAATAGAAAATCCTTTACAACTGGACATACAGGCTTTGGAATACCATTTGCAACCTGGCCTGACAGGGCGGACGTTCCAAGAAACGCGGCAAGGCCTCTCAGATACCTAGACAGGTATGTGCTTGTAAAGCAGGGCGAGGTATTCTATATAACAGAAGCACTCTCAGTGCTTGAAGGATTGGAAAGAGGACCTGCAGGAAATACATCACTCACAGCAGCCTTTGCTTTGGCACAGGAAATGGATGAGGATCAGATCATAGTTGTTCAGGAAACTGAATACACAGGTGCAGGAAAGAGTCCGATGCCCCAGCTTAGCTTTGCAAAAGAAAACGGTATTGAGATATTGTTCGGTAATCCTGACCGTGATGAACCAGGCAAGAACATTATACTTCCGGCTCATCCATCAGATATTAAGGTAAGAGATTATGAAATAGACAAGGCAAGAGCATCTTATATAAAGAACTGTATTAACAATTACAAGGTAACAGAAATCACCAAAGAAGACCTTGATTTCCTTATGAAGGAAGTAAAAGCAGATAGCAAGTTTGTAGAAGACATATTAAAAAATTTGAACGTAAAAGTGAAATAAATGGAGGGATAAGAATGAAACGTGCTGATGATTACGAGGTAAGGAGAGAGCATCTTAAAAACCTTACTGACGATGAGTTGAAAAAGAAATTCTGGGATCTTGCAGAAAAAGTAGTTGAGCCAATGCTTGAGCTTGGTTACAAGAACACAACTCCGGCAATAGAAAGAAGTATTCTTCTTAGAATGGGTTTCTCAAGTCTTGAAGTAAAGCCGATCGTAGAAGGCGTTATTAAAAAGGGACTTATGGGAAAGGGTGCAGGTAATGTTGTATGGAGACTTTCCAAAAAGCTTGGAGTTTCTGTACGAGAAGCTGGCCTAAGTCTTTCTGAAGGCAAAAATTGGGATGAAGTCGAAAAATTGTTTTAAAGGAGGGGAAACTTATGAAATTAGATCCGAACAAAAAGATAGATATAAAAGAACTGCTTCAAGATCTTGATAGTTACAGACCAAGAAGAAGGGGCTGGCACTGGAGAGACGGAAGGAACGAGAAAAGGACAATAGGAGATTTTGAATTCCATGAGACTTCTGAAAGTCTCAAGAACTATATTCCCCTGCCGGGAAGCAGAGGCTTCAATTATATTGATCCACAGCCGGACTGCGTAGTAACAACTGAGATAGCTTCAGGAAGGTTCGAGGACGATATAAGAAGAATGAGAATGGCAGCTTGGCATGGTGCTGACCATATAATGGTTATAAGAACTATGGGACAATCTCACATTGACTCACTTATAGAAGGTACAACTCAGGGTATCGGCGGTATTGCCGTTACAAGAAAACAGTGCAGAGCAACAAGAAAAGCTCTCGATATGATAGAGGATGAAGTAGGAAGACCGATTAACTTCCATTCATATATATCCGGTGTTGCAGGACCTGACATAGCTGTTATGTTTGCAGAAGAAGGCGTTAACGGAGCTCATCAGGACCCTCAGTACAACGTATTATACAGAAACGTAAACATGGTCAGAAGCTTTGCAGACGCTTGTGAAGCAAAGAAGATCATGTCCTGGGCAAACATACTGCAGATAGACGGTGCGCATAATGCCAATGCTACTGCAATGAAAGCTTGGAAAGTAAGACCTGAGCTTATGGTGCAGCATGCAATAAACAGTATATTCTCAAGGAAGATAGGCATGAAGGCAGAAAACATAGCGCTTTCAACAGTACCGCCGACAGCACCGCCGGCTCCTCGTATGAGAATTGACCTGCCATATGCTGTAGCACTTAGGGATTTCTTCTCTGAATATAAGATGAGAGCACAGCAGAATACAAAATATATGGAATCAGACATGAGGGAAGCAACAGTTACACATACACTGGACCTCTTGATTTCCAGACTTACAAGCGCTGACATACAGTCAACAATAACTCCTGATGAAGGAAGAAATGTACCGTGGCATTATAACAACATAGCTGCAATCAGCACAGCAAAACAGGCTCTTAATGGCATGGACGGACTTCGCGAAATGGTAAAGCTGGACAGAGAAGGACCTTTGGGAGATGAAGTCAGAGAGCTCAAAGAAAGAGCAGTGCTCTTCATGGAAGAAATACTTGAAGTAGGCGGCTATTTCAAGGCTGTAGAAAATGGCTTCTTCATAGACAGCGGTAATTATCCGGAAAGAAATGGAGACGGTATTCCGAGGCAGATTGATGGCGGTATAGGTGTAGGAATGATATTCGAAAGAGATAAGGACTACTTTGCTCCTGTATCCGTTCACTATGGCTACAACAACATACCTGCTGAATTAAAGAAAGCTTCTGATGCTATAGGCGGCGATACCTTCGAAGATCCTTCAAAGATAATTTATGTAGATGAGCTGGATGAATACGATAACGTGAACACAAGGCTCAAGGATCTCGATAAATATTATGAGTCAGATGTAGTAAAGCCTGAGGTTGAGTGGAGAGCAGACGGAGTTGTATCTACTACTATATTCCTGCCCCTTGATGAAAGAACTGCAGAGTTTGCAGCTATAAAATGCGGTGAGAAGCTTGGTCTTGAGGATGTGACAGTAGTTCACAAACAGGCAATGCATCCTTCAGAGGGTACATTGGTTGAGATAAAAGGAAGAGTTAAATTTGATATAAATGTTAAAGAGCTTGTAATACCTGAGAAGGTAGTTGTAATGTCAGAAGAAGAAATCAGAGCTGATATCGCAGCAAAACCAATGTTCGTCGTTGCTGCTACAGTAGGAAGTGATGAACACTCAGTAGGTATGAAGGAAACCTTAGATATAAAGCACGGTGGAATTGAGAAATTTGGTGTAAAATATCTGTACCTCGGAACCTCCTGCCCTGTTGAAAAACTGGTTGATGCAGCTATAGAGACCAATGCGGATGCAATACTTGCCA
This portion of the Clostridia bacterium genome encodes:
- the ortB gene encoding 2-amino-4-oxopentanoate thiolase subunit OrtB codes for the protein MSKDMSYAAVMGRKNEIMKQAIGIDYSVFESGSISFDYERMMREAGYTLEEMQKIQAETSVGNTPIVELRNLTELARKIAPKGKGARIFIKDEAVNPSGSFKARRAATSVYHAKKNGYKGVITATSGNYGAAVASQAAKRGLKCIVVQECYDSRMIGQPEIMEKQRACEAYGAEVVQLTVGPELFYTFLNLLEETGYFNASLYTPFGIAGVETLGYELSMQFREKLGKDPDKVVITNAGGGNVTGTARGLIKAGAKDVEVVGASVDLSGLHMASDKDFNRKSFTTGHTGFGIPFATWPDRADVPRNAARPLRYLDRYVLVKQGEVFYITEALSVLEGLERGPAGNTSLTAAFALAQEMDEDQIIVVQETEYTGAGKSPMPQLSFAKENGIEILFGNPDRDEPGKNIILPAHPSDIKVRDYEIDKARASYIKNCINNYKVTEITKEDLDFLMKEVKADSKFVEDILKNLNVKVK
- a CDS encoding ornithine aminomutase subunit alpha, coding for MKRADDYEVRREHLKNLTDDELKKKFWDLAEKVVEPMLELGYKNTTPAIERSILLRMGFSSLEVKPIVEGVIKKGLMGKGAGNVVWRLSKKLGVSVREAGLSLSEGKNWDEVEKLF
- the oraE gene encoding D-ornithine 4,5-aminomutase subunit OraE, with translation MKLDPNKKIDIKELLQDLDSYRPRRRGWHWRDGRNEKRTIGDFEFHETSESLKNYIPLPGSRGFNYIDPQPDCVVTTEIASGRFEDDIRRMRMAAWHGADHIMVIRTMGQSHIDSLIEGTTQGIGGIAVTRKQCRATRKALDMIEDEVGRPINFHSYISGVAGPDIAVMFAEEGVNGAHQDPQYNVLYRNVNMVRSFADACEAKKIMSWANILQIDGAHNANATAMKAWKVRPELMVQHAINSIFSRKIGMKAENIALSTVPPTAPPAPRMRIDLPYAVALRDFFSEYKMRAQQNTKYMESDMREATVTHTLDLLISRLTSADIQSTITPDEGRNVPWHYNNIAAISTAKQALNGMDGLREMVKLDREGPLGDEVRELKERAVLFMEEILEVGGYFKAVENGFFIDSGNYPERNGDGIPRQIDGGIGVGMIFERDKDYFAPVSVHYGYNNIPAELKKASDAIGGDTFEDPSKIIYVDELDEYDNVNTRLKDLDKYYESDVVKPEVEWRADGVVSTTIFLPLDERTAEFAAIKCGEKLGLEDVTVVHKQAMHPSEGTLVEIKGRVKFDINVKELVIPEKVVVMSEEEIRADIAAKPMFVVAATVGSDEHSVGMKETLDIKHGGIEKFGVKYLYLGTSCPVEKLVDAAIETNADAILASTIITHDDVHLKNMRKIHELCIEKGIRDKVMIIVGGTQVSNEIAVEAGMDAGFGRGSHGIDVASYMVKRRREKQKDGN